The following coding sequences are from one Xiphophorus couchianus chromosome 7, X_couchianus-1.0, whole genome shotgun sequence window:
- the myl1 gene encoding myosin light chain 1, skeletal muscle isoform yields the protein MAPKKDPKAPAKKAEPAPAPAPAPAAEPAPAPAAAPAIDLSSVKIEFSADQVDDYREAFGLFDRVGDNKVAYNQIADIMRALGQNPTNKEVNKLLGNPTPDDMANKRVEFEGFLPMLQTIINSPNKAGFEDYVEGLRVFDKEGNGTVMGAELRIVLSTLGEKMNETEIDALMAGQEDENGCINYEAFVKHIMSV from the exons ATGGCTCCCAAGAAGGACCCTAAAGCTCCCGCCAAGAAGGCCGAACCTGCACCTGCACCTGCACCCGCACCGGCAGCCGAGCCAGCGCCCGCGCCCGCAGCGGCCCCCGCTATTGACCTGTCTTCCGTCAAG ATTGAATTCAGCGCAGACCAGGTTGATG ACTACAGAGAGGCCTTCGGCTTGTTTGACAGGGTGGGTGACAACAAGGTGGCGTACAACCAGATCGCTGACATCATGCGCGCTCTGGGACAGAACCCCACCAACAAGGAAGTCAACAAACTGCTGGGAAATCCCACACCTGATG ACATGGCCAACAAGAGAGTAGAGTTTGAAGGTTTCTTGCCCATGCTTCAGACAATCATCAACAGCCCAAACAAGGCAGGATTTGAGGACTATGTTGAGGGTCTGCGTGTCTTTGACAAGGAGGGAAACGGCACAGTCATGGGCGCTGAGCTCCGTATTGTCCTGTCAACACTTG GAGAGAAGATGAATGAGACTGAAATTGATGCCCTTATGGCAGGACAGGAGGATGAGAATGGCTGCATCAACTATGAGG CCTTTGTCAAGCACATCATGTCTGTGTAA